The sequence ggatgtattaagaaaaCACTAGACTGACTATGGTAGCTTACCAAGTTCTtacctttctttaactgtctatggttcttACAGGACAGCTATGTCACCTttttatacatgcatgcatgtaacgcttttttatttttacagtctataaCACATATTATAAAATTACAATTCTTAAGTAAGTGCCTCAAaacattacttgagtaaatatacttagTTACTTTATACCACTGGATATtacatattgtaatgtaatcttACTGCAGATACACTATACTTGCTATATCCAATTAAAGAAGGCCTTGTAAGGACAAGCTATTGGTCAATAATTAAAGACGGCCTGGATAGTCTTTCAGCTTTGACAAAGGAACAAAGACATTTGGCTTTCCTCCTATTCATTTTTCTGCATAGGGTTCAAATAGCAGAATAGTACACAGTGTACAGTACGGTCTGTGTAACGGTCCCAACATCatctacaaaacaaacaaaacaatcagtAATTTAATGGAATACATTAGGTCAGACTCTTAGATACAGTCAGACTCTTAAATCAGAGCAATGGTCACTTCACTTTTTCAGTTCAGCTTTAAGAAAACAGTCCATTCTCAGCAAAAGAACCATAACTATTTATTAGCCAAAGTATAATTATGAGCTTATTCTCAACCTGTAGtttgtattttgatattttagtaACTAAGTAGGGCCTAAAGATGGCTCAAATTCACTTAGTTTTAAACAAACAGTTTTTCGAATAAAACAAGATTAAAACATGTCAGCTGCTGTGAAGGGCAATTTTCACTATTTTATAGACAAGCATTTAGACATtgataaaattaaattttgtgTACACAATAATTCAAGAAAATTATTGGCAGActaatgatgaaaataattgtttgcaGCTCTAATATATTGTACCTTTGAAATGTTGGCAGCATAGGTAAAGATTTGGGAAAGAAACcttgtttattttaacagtgaatTGCAGTACGGcttaaaatgtacaaaacaggTACCAAGTTTAAACAAGTGGTCACTTGCAGAAGTGGTCTAAAGTTAGAACATCTGAAAAAGGTTATGCACACAGAAAACAGTGATGGCAAATCTGTAAACATCAAACAAGGTTTTTAGGGTTTTAGTGGTGCATCACTAACacttgattaaaaagaaaaatagtgtTCATGTCAAGTTGGGAATCATAGAACAAACTTGCATCTAGTGTTGACAGTGTGAGAGCATGGTCCTGAAATAACCTGAGATAGTCTCATTTACCCTACAAAAATACACCTAAAATTGGttcagtgtagaaaaaaaaagtactgtacATGAAACTGTGATTAAACATGTACAAGTGAATGaggaaaattaataaaatatgtattgaatatttggtttaaaaaacacatcagtaTCCTTTGCACACCAGATTTGgctcaggtacagtattagtaTCAGTAATAGTGAAAGGTTATTTTCCTATTTGCAACTTGTAAATTTAATGTTGTAGTCACTCCTGCAGTTTACATGTAGTATTAAAATGCATTATCATGACTCCAAAAGAGAGGACAGACCTTTAAATTTGAGTCACTGATTCTACAGTTTTtattgaaaagaagaaaaaaaaaatcccaaaatatATCACAGTCAATGTAATAGGCACTTGtgcaaaaattaaaatatgtgcAAACATGTAAATAGAGAACATAGTTTTAAATAATATTGATTCAGTTCCCTGGAATAAAAcgaaaataaaaagcatttcCAATAGCTCACTTGGTGTGGCATGAGGCTCTGAAATCcaattaaaaaggaaagagtGAAAAAGTAGCGAGCAAAGTGAGCTGACAATAGCACCCTACAGAAATCTAAACCTGCTGCTCTACATGTCTCTGACTCTGATGCAACGTTGTCCTCGCAGTAGTCAATAcacagctttaaaaataaataaataaaaatccctGCACCTGATGCCCCGGCATAGGGTTTGGGACATCCCCTGGCAACACATGGCATGTCACGGGTCTGGAGACATCGTCACGGCAACGTCACTGCCTCCCGGGATTTCCTCAGAGGCAGTTCACTACTGCAGTTTTTTGTTCCTGCACAGGGCTGGGACAGGCCCTCTGTAGTCGCCCTGTGTCTAGCATCACTGTGGTTCTGCTGTGCGATTGGCCATAGCAAAGTTCTGCTGCAGCACCACCAGAGAGCTGCGGAGCTATGAGGAGACAAAGAACAACTCAGCAGCTAGAACACCTGCTTTAGGTTTTAAAAGTTGAGTTCCAAGACAGCTATGAAAGTCTAATGAATTCCTCTACTTTGCACAAAGCATTGTGGAATCTTCACAAGCATGGCCACATAGGAGCTAAAATAATATTCTTTATTATGTAGTGCATACCCAGCTTGTCCTACCTGTTCTAAAAGGTTGATGGAGTCCTGCAGTACAGTTTTTAACAGTTCTGCATCCTCTCTTAACCCTAGTCTCTGTTTGGGCCCATATTCAGAGGTCAAGCTGCcgaacaacacaaagaaaagtgaTTATTCTTATGTGCAAAATACTATATTCACATTTGCTACATAAAAAGGCATcagaagacaaaaacagaagcaGAAACTAATTGAAGGACATTTAAGAAGAGGGGTAAGGGTGGAGGAGCACAGATTAAATGCACTTATATGTCACTTATACTTGGGCAGATTGAGTCATTAAAACATCAGTTCTGTACGAGGGCTATTTATTCGCCactgacaaaagaaaaactaaccCCGTCCTCCTCTCCACCCACACCAACACTTTTGCTTAGTGACAGATGAGAGCTGATTAATCAAGGGggaaaatacaaagaaatatgCACATTGCAAAGGAACAGAAAGTTATCTGACCTAGCTTCACTTTGCTCCTTCAGCCGATGCTTTGTGCTCAGGTACATGCGGTGGGCTACATCCTCCATGGCCCACAATTTCAAAAACAGACCCAGATTCATCACCGTCAGAATAAGCaaactgaaagagacaaaaagcacTAAGTTTGTTTTGACCAGTGGTGCACACAGTGACACAAGAGAGACAAAAAGTTGAAAGGTGGCAGAACTGACCACACACCCACAGTTTTACAGAGTGTTTCTGGGTTAACTTACATCACACTCATCCCAGCTATTATTGTCGTGGTGTTCCATCTGTGCGGGCCGTTCATTTCTATGGGGCCTGAAACACAGGACGGATCAACAaattatagtttttaaaaactgCAGCCGTTTAAAAAACCTGGGTTGCAGTCAATGTGAAGTTTTACACTGTTTAGCAACATTTACAAGGTATTTCCTCCCAATGATGTGCAACATTTTGCAATGGCCTGAGATATAATTGCTGACGTTTTATGGGTTTGTCTAGGGTGCACCCCAATGAGACAGTAACATAACTCCACTCATCTATACAGTAGTGGCTATTGTCTGCCATACAGTTTGCACAATAGACATTAGATTTTAAGACTTTGTCCATGCTTCTGTCTCAGTTGCTGCTGCAGCAAGAAATTCTCAGAGTGAAGAGCAATTGGATGTTTGATGCACTACAGTctccatttaaatgttttgattaagtcgttttttaaatgtgtaacaagGTTTAAAATGTACAAGCTTGCTACGTTAAAGGAAAATTCTAGACTAACAGCTTATGCAAACACTTTTGGCATCACTTAATACTTAAgttatttgaagaaaaaaaaaaagaaaaaaaagtaaattgttCACAACCATGCAGccttaaaaacattttagcccAAAATATGCATACAGAAGTTAAATGAGAAGTTTGATACACTCTAATCTGTTCTTTAAATATAAAGCTGTTGACAGGAGTTgcttagtttagcttagcataaaggttggaggggaaaaaaacctttaaagacAACTTATAATCTTTATACAAACGGAATATATCTAGTTAATTACTGAGCTTAAGTGGGGTCATTTCCCCATGCTACCAacctttatgctaagctaactgtctcctggctgtagctttaCATTTAACCGACAGACCACAAATCTACTCCTTCCTTTCATGCCATTATATACAGCATAACGTCATATACCCATGTTGCCATCTCTGTGCTGTTCGGGGTCTTGCCCGTACTGCTTGTTGGGCTTCATGTGCTCTGGCATAGTCCGGCTATAAGTCCGCCTCCTCCTCCGAAGCCCACCCATCTTTCCACCGTCTCCACCTGCTTGATTAATCTCCGCTTCCTCCTCCAGCAGTTCTGCTTCTGTACAGAGTCATCACAGTGCCACAAAGAGTCATATATGGGGCAGAATGAGAGGGGATAAGACAGTAAAAAACACTGTCCTGAAAGTGTCCGTGTATTTAGACAATAATTGATTCAAGTATTACATTAAGTTCTACAGCGGGAAAGCTTGTCTGCTCAATAGGTAACTAAACAACAAGAAACCTTTTCAGAAAAAATGTATGAAGGTTTCCTGCTCAAGCTCAGTGCACTTCATTacttttcaacattattttctAGTCAATATTTTCTGTATGTTAATTGTATGTTTGAAATAGTGAAATtgcaacaacaataacaaaataaaattaggGAGGCTTCAAAGAAGCCCATTGGGTTTTCTGCCCTTTCCATGCACTGTACACTAGGTtatgtttgtcattttaaaaattgtgcaaaatagaaaataaaccaTCTAAACTTAAAAAGGCTGATAACTGATGCCGGCCAGATTGTTTATTATAGTCCCTTTCTCCTTCCTTGCAAATGCAGCTGTGACAGGATACACTGATGTACAGCCTGATGTGTGTTGGAGGAAACCGTTCCCATCAGATCAGAGATAAATTAAACCACaagctaaagaaaaaaataacaggaaGGTGCTCTTGTCTGCCTCCAAACTGTGCGAACACAGCTTTCTTCTTACCAAGCTGTCTAAAATTTTCTTCTATGCCGCTCCAGGAGTTTTTGGTGATGAAGGACTTGACCAGGCCCCATGGCTGCTTCTTGTATTTCACATCTGTATAGACCCTGGCAGCCCAACAAAGATTTTTTAATGGCAGTCacttaatatttgttttataaGCCAAACTGATATAATTGTAATCCCTTACCTTAGTCGACACTTCCGCTTCGAGTTACCTATAATGTAGTATCGGTTTTGAGTGTAGAAGTAATCGTGATAGGGAACGTCGTGAGTGTACACCTCGGAGTCTATGAGGTAATATTGACCTTCTCTGGATTCTTTGTGCAGTATCTGTAACATAAATTAGAGAACAAATGCACAGTAACGCAACCATttagacccacacacacacgcacacacacgcacgcacgcacacacacctggttCTCTGTAGCAGTGGATAACTTGCCAATCAGAGGGTTGCTGATGGAAATCGTGTAGTTCAGACTCCTCTTCATGTTCCCCAAAGCATCTTTTTGCCAAGAAGTAAAGCTGGCGTCTGATAACAAAAAGGACAACTGTAATATTTCACGTGAacgtttttattaattattagatAAATAGGTTCAGGAATGACTGCAtataaaattgtattaatttattttatcagGGATCATACAGATTAACATTGTTACAAACATAAGAAGCAacagatgaatgtttttttttttaaacttactgGTTGTCTTCCTGATGTTCATGAACCTGCGGATGAAGCTGGAGTCGGTGAAGAGCAGCTCAAACATCTTGCTGGCACTGATGTGGAACACCTTGTTCAGATAAAGTCGACCATGCACCTCGGACAAACCCACTCGCTCCTCCACTGGTGGAGCAATAGGTTTAGAGATAAATAGGAGGTAAATATTAAaccacaaaaatacaaaacataagcTCAAGCAACCTCCAGTGCCTCCTCTGATTTACCGTCCTCGATGCTTTCTGAACCGCTCGGCTCTGACGTGTTCTTGTTGGCGTTCATGTCGAGAGAAAGCGAGGAGTGTTTGGAGACCTTTTCTGGGGCAAGGCGGTCCAGCGAGGGAGCAGGGCTGCGCCGCTGTGATGGGGTGCTGCGAGAGTCTTCCTGCAGGAGGGGGAGACAAAACAATGAGGTGTGAAAAGATTCAGATATGCACAgatcacacaacaacaaaaacatgtgtaTACCATGTTGGGAGAGTTCTGTGAGCCAAGAAGGGAAGGAAAGTCCTCCCCTTGAGGAGTGGAGGTCTCTAAAGGCCCGCCCTCCATCCCAGGGAGGCGAAGGGAAGGAGGGCGTTCGAGCCTCCATAGACCGTCATCGCCACCAGGCCTCGCTGTCAGGCTGCGGACAGACAGAGAGTCAGGTGGTATTAaattacagcacatttattTTGGATACGAGGATGGTCGTACAGCTGGGAGTGGGCTTACCTGGTCTGCATGCTTGAATCCGCTGAAAACTTTAAGCTCTCCATGTCTTCATGGCTCAGGCCCAGGTGCCCATAATGCTGTTTAATTATCTGCCACAACTCAGAGCGAGTCAGAGGCTGAAAGTGGGAATAAAAAGAGgtcacaaaaacatggaaatatgGAGAGCAAAGGCTTGTTGGGAAACTAGCTCCGTAGCGaggctctctctcttcctcttgcaCAATAAGGACTCTGCTTTGACAGATAGAACCCATATAAACTCATGTTGACTCAGAGTTTGAAGTAGTTGGTAACCTCAAACATTTAGTCTCCATGCAGTGTTAGTAACAGTCCTATCTCCATGGGTGACAAACAACCCCTTACCTTACCTTCTCCCTCGACCGCTGGGATAGTCATCTTATCTTTTTGTGTTGACAACCAACAGAAGGTtttagaaaattacaaaaaccaAGATGCGCGTTTCCATATGGCGGACTGATAACATAAACCTAGTCTGTCTTTTTGTAGGCTTGTTCATTCCGACGGGAAATAAACATGTTTCGACATATTGGAAGCACATATAGTTAAGCGCATCTAAAacgaaaacaaataaaaaaaagatccatTTACACAGATTTTACTTACTTATCAGAGGGCATTTCTCCGCAGCGGTGAGTTTTAACTGACAGTGATCTGTAACCTGGACGCACATTCAGGAAGTCCTAGTAGATGTGAGCGAGTTCGGGGGCGTAAAGACGCGCCGCCCACATTTACACCGTGAAAAAACGTAAGTAAAAGCCTGTTGTCAGTTCAGATGCCGATTGACCATTGACGGTTCAGGCGGCCGGACAAACACCTTTGTCATGACGTGATTCCGTTGATAGTTTCAGCTAGTAGATGTATATAAGCTGTCATGGCCACGACTGTAGCCTATTAACAAAGCATCTGACGCGCCAGAGGTCAATGAACTGTTGACGGGGATGATTTTATACAGGTGTTTGTGCTCCAGAGATCCCAGCAGACTCTCACCCCCGCGGGGGTAGGCTGCCATGGTGCCTGTAGGCTACACATCAATTGACCCTTTTAACTCATTGTTAAATTGTAATCTTAAAGATTTTCATGAAATCAAACCCCGTTTTTGATACTATATTTTGTCACAATGGCCATGCAATGTGTTCATGTCATTACCTCTCTATGTCGTAGTTTTCAGTGTTAATGACAGAGTCCACCTATCCCAGACTAAAATGCTATTCTTGGGCAAAGTGTTGGGTGAACGCAGCAAGGTGGCTGTAGTGGGTTTACTTTTAAACTCCTCACATGCATCTGGGAAAATTTTTCTAAAACACAGTACCTCAGTACAGGGGCGTAGCAGacaattctgggccctgtagaaaggtattatctatgggcccctccccttatccacagctattcattctagcatatTCTTGGGCCCTCcccacatgagggccctggaaactcagccccccccccctcagtccGACGCCCCTGCCTCAGTATTGGAACAATTAAAAAACGAgacactttggataaaagcgtcagctacaggtatataatataatgtaatatagtaTAATGCAAACACTGCTGTGCTGCTGAGTGCAAATCTTTAGCCTGCATGCGATAGCGGAACAACACTGATAAGCTCAGAAAGACAGAGCAGTATGTACTCTGGACTGCTGAGATCAGTGCTGCAAAATGGGGCAAAGTTTGGTGCTCTGGGAGACATTTAGTCACAGCTGGAAACTAATTGTACAcgtgtgtgtttacagtgtttGTGATACAAGTGACTAGGTATAAAACTGGGACTATTGTTGGATCTGCATGAGCAGTTGTTACTCCCTCCACATGGAGTTTGAACATTGCACTGATGAGTGTCTGTATGAGGAGATTGTAGAAGGTAACAGCAGATAAGTGGAGGAGGGCCATACCTTGTCCAATAGTGTGTTTTGCCACATGCGGAAAACACCCTGGTAACTTTTCTCTCTTGCCGAGAAGGAAGTGAAGAAGAACTGCAGGTGAAAATTTAAAGAGAGCTATGCAGTAatcaattatattttaattgaaTGTAAAATAAACTCTGCTCTCTTCCAACACATTTTACCTTCTCAGTGCTCGTGCAGACCTGGATGGCATTTGGAATCAGACGAGCCGTTTTCTCTCTCGTCATAGTAATGACGTCTTTCAGAGTCAGGGtaatctatgttttttttttttNNNNNNNNNNtttttttttaaaggtgaaaaaaggtTACAGTAGTTAGTGCACACATGCTAATCAAATAatgcaaaagaacaaaaagaaaatccaccCTTGGATACCATTAAATCCTCAGATAGATCCTCCTCACTTCAGGAGTTATTTTTGTGATGACATCTTTTGGCAACTACCAAGAGGCGTGATCTTACAGCATTGTTGTATTATCATACGGCCGCCCTAATTGTTAAGGGTTATTTTTAGTGTTGTAGCTTGGCTGGTTCTTTATCCACACATTTGCAGACACATTAATGTAAACAGTGTGCTTCTAGGCTGTACATCCTCCTCCACTCTCTCATTACCTTCGTTCCTCGAAACACATTGCTGTAGAAACAGAGCCAGTTCTCTGTGAGGTAGAGGCGTCCCTGAAGGAGGATGTCCCGCTGGAGGGCACATGGGtagtctgagaaaaaaaatatatatattgcagaCAAACCATCCTTCCAAATGAGCCTGGGGTGATCTCTGAcactacagtatatttataaaaCAGGTCACTGTATTAAAATGTTGTGGGAACCACAGTGTGATTTACCTTCTCTCATGTACAATTCAGTTTTGTTATCTAGATAAAACTGAGCTTTAGTTTTAAAGAAttttgtgattaacaattttttttttttttaataaccaatacacaaaacatacaactcgCACACCCCTCCatgaacacagaaaataaacCGTATAAACATATGTATAAATCTCAACACCATTATACATGTCTCTCTCCTCAGCACAAAGCTTCTTAAgagccctccagaaagctcAGGTACTTACTAGTAAGGATATCCATTCTGGCAAACcgtttaaattacattttttcaaacaccGCCACCCTAGCCATCTCACAAGCCAGCTACTGGATTGAAGGCAccccttcattcttccatcctTTTAAAATAATCTGTCTTTGAGTGATTGACCCATCACCTAGAACAAATAATTTTGGGCTGAATAGAATCTCTAAAAATTTTTAATTTATCTTAAAATTCTTGTTAAGTTGTGGTTTCCAATGACGCTATCTGTGTCATGTCGAGTTACAGTACATGTTCATGTGACTAAACATGAtcattttccatttaatttaattaacagTGTAGCTATGACACAGTCTTGGATTTGAATCACCCTGTAAGGATTTCTTTCAGTGCCTTCATTTGTTagtctaaatatttttttcagagGCATTTCCACTttactaaataataatataaataaaaaatgttaaaattataCTGAATCTCAGCAAAGAATATAATCAactctaataaaaaaaacaatctttggaTCATGGACGAACACTATCAATAATATGAGAAGCAGTCTTTGTAGCTCACCCACTATGAGTCTCTCTGACTCTGGCAGTTCTTTGAACAACTTCCTAAAATCCTCCAACCTCTGTTTGTAGGTCGGCAGAGGAGCTTGAGGTGCCGCGAGACACTGTCCCTGAGGCTCGGAGCTCTGGTGGAGAAGATAGGAACAGTACAAATACTGAGACATGAATTAGTCCTCGTGTAAAGGAATCAAGAACAAACGATAAGCGGCGTTTGATTCTGACCAGAAATTAAAAAGGAGGTAGAAAGACAATAAGATTGACAAATGAGTAACATCTCCTGTGAGTTTTAGCAGATGATAAacagcattattattattaaaattagcATTTTGGGCTTTGAATCAGTGAGGCAACAACAATCCCATGTGTGTGAGATGAAGCATGGGGAAATGATGCTGTAGTCTGCAGGGACTTGGAACTGGAGATTAGTCGGTTCAAGTCATCGCTCACCCACCACCCATCATTCTGaccagggctgcacaatatgaggaaaacatttaattgtgaacattttgactgatattgtaatatgatttacaatattggagggaacgATCGTTTTTGTATCGCTCatttaattgaaaattaacaatgaaagaaattaaaaggaTTATAGGGTTATTTTAgtgaggatctgtaccaaacagatttttttctttggtctTCAGGATACGATTGTTAGGCCCGGGACATCTGTGCAGTGCCACAACACTAAATTCAGAagggtttgacacatattttgccattatcAAATACCctgtgatttggatattgcactataGTCCATATTGTGATTTGGACAAAATTAATTGTAAAGCCCTAATTCTGACATCTTTTGACACTGATGCGGTCGGTATGCGTttatatgagagagagagagagagagagagagagagagagagagagagagNNNNNNNNNNgagagagagagagagagagagagagagagagagagagagaatctgaCCCACAAGAGTTCAATGTCATagtttattataaattatactaCACGTGCATGATGAAGTTAATTATATGAAGGTCTGAATGTCATACAAGCAGCAGCTttaggttgttttgttttttacctctTCTTCATCAGAGCTCCACCTGACAGATGCTGACTCATCTGTTATATAATCACTGCCCACTCCTGACCGGTTGGATACCTGGTCCATCTGCTCTGCGACGCTGCtcgaataaaaaaaaaaaaagagatgtgcTTCTGTGAAACTTCTTTAACCCTGCAAATTTCGATCTCCCCAGCAGTGTCATAAGGAGTGACTGGAGGGAAAATGAGCTGAAACTCGTTGGTATATGTTAGGAAACAAAGATCTCCAGCAGCACCACAGGGCAAGTCATTATCATTGCAACAGAACTGGTTTGCCTAGAAGGCTCAAGCTGAAGGAAGCGTAATTATGTCAATAAGCAGAACCCGTTGCAGCACTTGGGACTCTTTTGTTAAATGCAAAAGTAATGGATGTATGTCATAAAAGGTAGAAAAAGACCCAAGCGACCCAATGCCACCACATTATACACTTCCAAACTCCTTATGTGTTACGTTAGATTGTGGCGGCCGATGGGAACTATCTTTATTATCTAGTCACGTcttgacaaacaaaacaaagatgaTTAAAAGTTTGATCCGATCTGCAAAGCTGACAAACGTGTCTAGACACTTGTGCGCAGCGCCATGAAGGCGCAGGCTGGCAGACAGGCGTGCTGAAACTAACATGTCTCAGCACACACGGGTTACCTGAAACTAAACTGTTGCGGGCACTTACCCGGCACGGAGTGGACCCAGGATGTCTTTCTGTTGTAGTGCGACcaagtttataaaaaaaaaatcggcaGTTTGTCCCACAGAGCTCTGAAGCTCTGCTGATCGGTTTAGTGTTAAGTGCTCTGT is a genomic window of Etheostoma spectabile isolate EspeVRDwgs_2016 chromosome 22, UIUC_Espe_1.0, whole genome shotgun sequence containing:
- the gramd1c gene encoding protein Aster-C isoform X3: MDQVSNRSGVGSDYITDESASVRWSSDEESSEPQGQCLAAPQAPLPTYKQRLEDFRKLFKELPESERLIVDYPCALQRDILLQGRLYLTENWLCFYSNVFRGTKITLTLKDVITMTREKTARLIPNAIQVCTSTEKFFFTSFSAREKSYQGVFRMWQNTLLDKPLTRSELWQIIKQHYGHLGLSHEDMESLKFSADSSMQTSLTARPGGDDGLWRLERPPSLRLPGMEGGPLETSTPQGEDFPSLLGSQNSPNMQEDSRSTPSQRRSPAPSLDRLAPEKVSKHSSLSLDMNANKNTSEPSGSESIEDVEERVGLSEVHGRLYLNKVFHISASKMFELLFTDSSFIRRFMNIRKTTNASFTSWQKDALGNMKRSLNYTISISNPLIGKLSTATENQILHKESREGQYYLIDSEVYTHDVPYHDYFYTQNRYYIIGNSKRKCRLRVYTDVKYKKQPWGLVKSFITKNSWSGIEENFRQLEAELLEEEAEINQAGGDGGKMGGLRRRRRTYSRTMPEHMKPNKQYGQDPEQHRDGNMGPIEMNGPHRWNTTTIIAGMSVILLILTVMNLGLFLKLWAMEDVAHRMYLSTKHRLKEQSEASSLTSEYGPKQRLGLREDAELLKTVLQDSINLLEQLRSSLVVLQQNFAMANRTAEPQ
- the gramd1c gene encoding protein Aster-C isoform X1, translating into MDQVSNRSGVGSDYITDESASVRWSSDEEESSEPQGQCLAAPQAPLPTYKQRLEDFRKLFKELPESERLIVDYPCALQRDILLQGRLYLTENWLCFYSNVFRGTKITLTLKDVITMTREKTARLIPNAIQVCTSTEKFFFTSFSAREKSYQGVFRMWQNTLLDKPLTRSELWQIIKQHYGHLGLSHEDMESLKFSADSSMQTSLTARPGGDDGLWRLERPPSLRLPGMEGGPLETSTPQGEDFPSLLGSQNSPNMQEDSRSTPSQRRSPAPSLDRLAPEKVSKHSSLSLDMNANKNTSEPSGSESIEDVEERVGLSEVHGRLYLNKVFHISASKMFELLFTDSSFIRRFMNIRKTTNASFTSWQKDALGNMKRSLNYTISISNPLIGKLSTATENQILHKESREGQYYLIDSEVYTHDVPYHDYFYTQNRYYIIGNSKRKCRLRVYTDVKYKKQPWGLVKSFITKNSWSGIEENFRQLEAELLEEEAEINQAGGDGGKMGGLRRRRRTYSRTMPEHMKPNKQYGQDPEQHRDGNMGPIEMNGPHRWNTTTIIAGMSVILLILTVMNLGLFLKLWAMEDVAHRMYLSTKHRLKEQSEASSLTSEYGPKQRLGLREDAELLKTVLQDSINLLEQLRSSLVVLQQNFAMANRTAEPQ
- the gramd1c gene encoding protein Aster-C isoform X2, whose product is MDQVSNRSGVGSDYITDESASVRWSSDEEESSEPQGQCLAAPQAPLPTYKQRLEDFRKLFKELPESERLIVDYPCALQRDILLQGRLYLTENWLCFYSNVFRGTKITLTLKDVITMTREKTARLIPNAIQVCTSTEKFFFTSFSAREKSYQGVFRMWQNTLLDKPLTRSELWQIIKQHYGHLGLSHEDMESLKFSADSSMQTSLTARPGGDDGLWRLERPPSLRLPGMEGGPLETSTPQGEDFPSLLGSQNSPNLQEDSRSTPSQRRSPAPSLDRLAPEKVSKHSSLSLDMNANKNTSEPSGSESIEDVEERVGLSEVHGRLYLNKVFHISASKMFELLFTDSSFIRRFMNIRKTTNASFTSWQKDALGNMKRSLNYTISISNPLIGKLSTATENQILHKESREGQYYLIDSEVYTHDVPYHDYFYTQNRYYIIGNSKRKCRLRVYTDVKYKKQPWGLVKSFITKNSWSGIEENFRQLEAELLEEEAEINQAGGDGGKMGGLRRRRRTYSRTMPEHMKPNKQYGQDPEQHRDGNMGPIEMNGPHRWNTTTIIAGMSVILLILTVMNLGLFLKLWAMEDVAHRMYLSTKHRLKEQSEASSLTSEYGPKQRLGLREDAELLKTVLQDSINLLEQLRSSLVVLQQNFAMANRTAEPQ